The genomic stretch aaaatccttcacctcggggtccaccgccgcttggaagtcggctaaggtcttcaccatttgagcgcgcgtttgttggcgcgcgaagaatttgagctcctcggtagacctgccgaggggggatgccgaatggacatcctgggaactcggtgtgccccccctcgcaacctgctgcgcccgcctttgcccaaccgggcgaggtcggcgaccgaacaaccgaggagtcgggacctcctgggccgtctcggggaggtctgacgaaccaccgctgctgccgctataatctccggtatagttcagtctctgcctcttcggccagccagcgtcgacgcctgcccggaatttctccgactcgttgagcacaacgtagcagttccagtaggtgaactcatagtacttcttatccggatcggggtaggctctttccgcaatcctcctgcagtcttcctctgtttggccactggtctgcatgcggagggcgttggcgtacaaacccgaaaatcgagagacgccagccctgattcggtcccagcacttccggacctcctccccggtgcacggtctcccttcagggcaaaatgccctgtaggctgcagctatcttcgcccacaagttgacgatcctctggttgtttgaaacgagaggatcgtcgcaaacactcacccacgccttggcaaccgcaacgttctccgtgtccgtccacttcctccggccccggatttcggcgcggggctgcgacgactcgccgaccttcttcgccttgcccttcttcttaccccgccctactccctggctttgaatgagagtttcagaaacgtcgttaatatcaaaacccaagtccgctaaggagaaggtctccgaatactgtgcatccgttggggtcgatgtgtgcgaagaaccggtggaaaaatcaaaagtcggccgataggcgttgtcccccccgtgcgtcgcctgcgactgtggaatcatatgttgcgccggtggcatcatctgctgcgccggtggctgcatgccgggtgcccaccccggcatcatctgcatagggggctgcatgccgggtgcccaccccggaatcatctgctgccacgggtacacgttgtagtacccgctcattggaggccaaccacctcccccaggagccggggaagtatgggaccctgccccgggagtcgggggcgtctgagaccctacaccgggagccgggggagtctgagaccatcccccgggattaactggagtaccttcgtagttgttctccattgctcgttattgatcttgtacagaaagtaaggtagagagagagtactcgttaaaacaagtggtgcgaatgaaaatgaggttcaacgcgcgtatatattgtgttttgcgaaaaaaaaaaaaaaatatatttaaatccgacgccggtttggcgccgatccgggagccacaatggcgcccgtgaggatcggcgtgggaaccggcgtcagcgcgggaatcggcatggcgacgccgattttgacgccgatttcgcccacgccggttccaatggttcggcgtcaaaccggcgtgggcgaaaaatcggcgctccggtggtgacgccgaccattggagatgctctgaaCTCTCTTTGCAATAGTCAATGTTCTAAAGCTTTCTGCATGTGTGCGTCAGTGCgtgtgttttgttttgttccttcttttcaatttttttgcttttcaaatatttttgggAGAATACCCAAAAAGAACCCACTTTTACTTGAAAGGTCCCATTTTTATCTCGTATTAGTATATGCAAAAATGAGGCCCCTTCCCCTTTCCATTTAAAAATAATGCATGTGGGCGGAATCTGATTTAGATGGATGAGTTCTAGATAACAACAATGGAAAAAGgctcttctccttctccttctccttcttcttcctcctcctcttcctcccctgGCCCGGACTCCCTCAATGGCTTGAAGTTTGGCAAGAAAATCTACTTTGAGGGCGTGGGTTCTGGCCTGCACCAGCCCAAGAGCGGCGGCGCTCCTCCTCTGCCCCCGTCTCCGGCCAAGAAGGGGAGGACTGCGGTGGTCCAGCCGCCTATGTGTCAGGTGGAGGGGTGCAGAGTAGATCTGAGTGATGCTAAGCCTTACTACTCAAGGCACAAAGTCTGTGGAATGCATTCCAAATCTCCTAGGGTCATTGTTGCTGGCCTTGAGCAAAGGTTTTGTCAACAGTGCAGCAGGtcacccctctctctctcatactgTGTAGAAAATGGTTAATTTGGggccttttttgttttttttttaatatgtgtTCTTATATTTGATGGTGATGTCTTTTCCATTGCTTTATGTCTTTGGTTTCTTGATGTTGATGGGGCTTTGCTACTGTATATGGTGCTTtccttttcatttattttgtttggGCATGTGGTGTAGTTAATTCTAGTGTTGCTTTTGATACTGATGTCTGAGGGCTTCTAAATGAGACTTGCCATCTATGTATACATGCTTCCAAAAGAAACAAGAAATGAGGTAACTACACCAAATAATTGATTTCaacaatgtttgtatttttcaGCAAGTATGTTATAAATGTAGGAAATAGGCTCTGGTACATTCATCTCACAACTTGTCAAGTATTAATGGACTTGATTAAATTTGGTGTAACCCAACAGCAATAATTGAAGAATGCCAACTTGAGTTTGGTAGACAATTAATTTTCTGTTGATAGTATTTTAGGTGAGCAAATATTTATAGAAGCTAGAATAGAGGCTGTAAAACTATTGATGATTTAGTACTTGTTCTCCTAACCTTGATTAGAGCAGCCATTTCCAGCTAATCAAGTTTTCTAAAGGAAATTGGATATTGTTATTTGTAGCTAACTCTTTGTAGATTCAATCTGATTGTCTAAGTCTTGATAGTTTCACTTCTGATTTTCTGTGAAATGGTATGAGGCAGTTGGTTAAACTTATGAAAAAGAGATTATGCTAAAATGAGATCAAATAGTGGTGCCTCTGCGAAACTTGGTTGCAAAGTTCAATGTGGGGAGAGAGTTGTTCTGGTTGAAATACACCCAAATATTTGAAGTTAAACTTAAAAAGAGAGTTGGTGAATAGTCGATCCTTTCTAGGTACTTGCTGGAGGCCATTCATTACAGTTGGTATTAATGCTGATATAAAAGAAGAGGGTTGCGTGATATCGACTTTCTTAAGCAAATGTAGAACCAAAATTTTGAAACAAGGCTGTGACTGGTTTGCAATAAATAGCTTATTCACTGCTTTTGAAACAAGGCCATTCAAAAGTAAGATTAAATAATGCAACAAAGAAATAGCTTTAACTCTAATTGGGATTGTTAATTTAAAGAGACAGATTGAAGAATTTGGTAAAGTTGCAACTAGGCACACTTATTCCTGAGTTTCTGATGTTGGACCTTCAAATGTTGCTGTAATAATAATAGCTTCTTGTTAGCCTTGTTCCAGATTTCATCTGTTACCAGAATTCGACCAAGGAAAGCGGAGTTGCCGGAGGCGCCTAGCCGAGCACAATGAGCGTAGGAGAAAGCCGCCAGCAGGATCTCTGTTGTCTCCTCGCTATGGAAGCCTCTCTACATCTATTTTTGGTTAGGCATTTCTGAACTagacctctctctctctttctttcatCTTAAATTTGTAGTAATTTTTTCATGTGAGAAGACCATAGCAAATCTGGAGGCTTTGTGATGGAATTCAGCAGCTACGCGGCTCTCAGTGGACGAGATTCATGGCCGGATACATCACCCAAACGAGTAATGGAAAGTCAAGCTTCCATCACTGGAAAGTACCATCTTCCGCTGCAGGGCAGCTCACAGTCACAGGGCCCCCTGTATGATCAACTGCAAGGTACAACACCAAGGCCCGGTTATTCTGGTCCCGGAGCATCCTCTCAAGGATGTTTCGGTGGGGACTCTGACTCTACCAAAGCTCTCTCTCTTCTGTCAACTCAGCCGTGGACCTCAAGACCCCGGTCCACCAGCCTCGTAGCTAGTAACTTTCCAGGGAACAATGGTGCGCCGCCTATGGTTCATCCATCCATCAGTGTTCAAGGTGCTCCATTTGCATGCGACCAGGCTCTGCACGAGATGCCACCCAATCTTGGTCGCGGACATACCTCTCATGGTGCCAGCAACGAGTTCATTGGGGAGCTCGGCTTGGCTCAGCCAAACGATGTGCACTTCCACGACCTCGTTCATTCAAGGGGGTATGATGCTTCCCTCCAGCATATGAATTGGTCGCTTTAAACCCAAACTCAGTCGAAGATCTTATGCTTACAATAATCGACGAGGAACTTGTTTTGCTGTCTGTGCCTCTGTAAAAGACACATGCTTGCatttttatgattaattatctactgcttttttttaatgtagttGTCTCAACTCTTATATACTTCTCTAGTAATCTCAGAATGAAATAATAGACCATTTAGGGATCTCAAAGGTTAGATGCATCAAAGATCCTCTCAAGAATGAATCATAACTTAGACCTGACAGCAAATGCATTCACATTGTTCTTTGAAGTTCATCTTGTGTAATATCACTATTTCAAACCAATTTGATTTCAGCTTAAAATCCTCCAGTTTCTCTCCTTTTTGATCACCAATTCAATACAAACATTTCCAAGACACCGCTAAATTATGAACTGAGATTGCCCCAAAACCTTATTTATGTGAATAGAACATAAAGTGAAGCTAAGCATTCATCATAATAAAGCTTATGAGATAGATGATCACATACAAATATGAATGTTATTGGTCTGTATACAGAATTTCATTAAAATACAGTACTCATCTGACTCTCATATTTACAGGGCTAGTTCCGTCATTTCCAGTTGTGTTCACATAAATTATCGCAAAATGGGCGTGGAGCGCACGCGCTTCTTCTAACTACATAACTGAATCGAGTTGCTGCATTTTCACATTCCAGCTTCTTATTGTATTCACTCACCATCAACTCTCTCTAAAGAGGTAAATCACGCCATGATTCTCTGCAATTAACCGACATAGTGTGCTACATACATTTGCATGCATTGCGAACATTGATTGATTGTGTTTGCCAACACATTTTCCAGGTTCTTGAAAGTTACGGTTTTTCTGCAACTCATTTTCGCATGCCACACCAAATCCTTGTATATCAGCGATGTGAATAGTTGCTAGTCTGTATGTCTATGATTTCGTGATTTTGTTGCGCAAGAATTTCAAACTTACAGTATAATGTTCTTACaaacttcaaatttttttacTTGTTATTCAAGTTTTCAGCGCAGAATATTGTTCCAAATACTTTTCTTGATTTTCACATTTGGGATTATGCGAAGCTTAATCGAGTGTTTCGGGTTTAATACTTGGAGTAATTTTTTGCTTTCCTTAATTATGATACTAATCATTTCTTGTTTTCGGTATTTTTGCAGAATATTTTTTGAGGGAAAATAAGCAAATATGGCTAAGAATCTGTTCTTGCTGATTCTGGGTTTCTATTTGGTGATTATGGGACTTGAGTCTTGGGCAATCACTGATTTTTTCGAGGGTAACTACTCTCTTTCTAAAACATCAATTTTGAATTACAGTTGATTGCTTAATTTATACACCGATTTCTTGACCTTTTCTGCTGGTAAAAGGAAAAAGATTGTGCTTATAGTCTTAACTTAGGAAGAATCCATGAAAGTTGGTTCGAGAAGTTTTTTCCATGATTTGGGCCATTCTTGAATTTC from Salvia splendens isolate huo1 chromosome 4, SspV2, whole genome shotgun sequence encodes the following:
- the LOC121798704 gene encoding squamosa promoter-binding-like protein 14; the protein is MEKGSSPSPSPSSSSSSSSPGPDSLNGLKFGKKIYFEGVGSGLHQPKSGGAPPLPPSPAKKGRTAVVQPPMCQVEGCRVDLSDAKPYYSRHKVCGMHSKSPRVIVAGLEQRFCQQCSRFHLLPEFDQGKRSCRRRLAEHNERRRKPPAGSLLSPRYGSLSTSIFDHSKSGGFVMEFSSYAALSGRDSWPDTSPKRVMESQASITGKYHLPLQGSSQSQGPLYDQLQGTTPRPGYSGPGASSQGCFGGDSDSTKALSLLSTQPWTSRPRSTSLVASNFPGNNGAPPMVHPSISVQGAPFACDQALHEMPPNLGRGHTSHGASNEFIGELGLAQPNDVHFHDLVHSRGYDASLQHMNWSL